The Coffea arabica cultivar ET-39 chromosome 3c, Coffea Arabica ET-39 HiFi, whole genome shotgun sequence genome contains a region encoding:
- the LOC113733792 gene encoding uncharacterized protein, which translates to MSSDSQVRNIEISLQNLIKSWNRRQKRRIFVKNGEKQEVSRSSWRAHLSNFLESTYLRIFTIFLLVIDLILTSLELSSSFLSCPKKKNFEAEEVWFHWVGIAILSLLCVKSLALFVGLGRSFILRPGYVLDCIVVMVALILEAFLERKGGGLVVVVSLWRVLRVVESAFELSDEAIEAQIELIVCQFEALKHENARLMDIIVEKDMIIEKLEEEIDKSKHG; encoded by the coding sequence ATGAGTTCAGACTCACAAGTTCGAAACATCGAAATTTCGCTACAAAACCTCATCAAAAGCTGGAATAGACGACAAAAAAGGCGAATTTTCGTCAAGAATGGAGAAAAGCAAGAAGTATCAAGATCTTCATGGAGAGCCCATTTGTCTAATTTCCTAGAATCAACTTACCTTcgaatttttacaatttttttactTGTGATAGATCTCATATTGACTAGTCTTGAACTTTCTTCGTCTTTTCTTTCATGcccaaaaaagaagaattttgaAGCAGAAGAAGTTTGGTTTCATTGGGTAGGTATTGCAATTTTGAGTTTGCTATGTGTGAAAAGTCTGGCTCTTTTTGTGGGGCTAGGAAGGTCATTTATTCTAAGGCCTGGTTATGTTCTTGATTGTATTGTTGTGATGGTGGCTCTGATTTTGGAAGCATTTTTGGAGAGAAAAGGCGGAGGATTGGTTGTGGTGGTGAGTTTGTGGAGGGTTTTGAGGGTTGTGGAGAGTGCATTTGAGCTTAGTGATGAGGCCATTGAAGCACAGATTGAGCTGATTGTTTGCCAATTTGAGGCACTCaagcatgaaaatgcaagacTTATGGACATTATTGTGGAGAAAGATATGATCATAGAGAAGTTAGAAGAAGAAATAGATAAGTCCAAGCATGGTTAA
- the LOC113734626 gene encoding transcription factor bHLH128 isoform X1 translates to MYPSSTSSSSQGSLGPNGGSNTGGLIRYGSAPSSLLATTVDSVTNPSSRELSALGSSHNLHIGPTSSSSSRFFPSSETSSLTSESTCKTSNSNPREKGPNISSGLHRAFGFKQDNHQGSIGGGAGGAGMVSSSSSSTATTASPLVRHSSSPPGFLNHLTHACASNEDNGFPIARTHDISRLNSQLSFTHQETLSQISEETENVDNGLNAENEKRKSAHTYSNVSYGVGPWEDANTIMFSMGPTSKRAKNMSGDIVNLNSMETQFQFSMPQTMLDMSSMDKLLNIPQDSVPCKIRAKRGCATHPRSIAERERRTRISGKLKKLQDLVPNMDKQTSYADMLDLAVQHIKGLQNQVQRLHKELENCTCGCRKPQDSCRGGKS, encoded by the exons atgtATCCATCATCAACTTCTTCATCATCACAAGGTTCGCTGGGTCCAAATGGAGGGAGCAACACAGGTGGGCTTATCCGGTACGGCTCAGCTCCAAGTTCCCTCCTGGCTACAACCGTTGATTCAGTTACAAATCCCAGCTCACGTGAACTCTCAGCCCTTGGATCCTCCCACAACCTCCACATAGGCcctacatcatcatcttcatcaagaTTCTTCCCTTCTTCAGAAACATCATCCCTCACTTCTGAATCCACCTGCAAAACATCCAACAGCAATCCCAGAGAAAAGGGTCCAAATATCAGCAGTGGTCTGCATAGAGCTTTTGGTTTCAAACAAGATAATCATCAAGGGTCCATTGGTGGTGGTGCTGGAGGTGCGGGTATGGtatcttcatcttcttcttctactgCTACAACTGCTTCGCCTTTGGTTCGTCATAGCAGCTCACCTCCTGGTTTCCTTAATCATCTTACTCATGCTTGTGCTTCCAATGAAGATAATG GTTTTCCGATTGCTAGGACCCATGATATCTCAAGATTGAACTCTCAGCTGAGCTTTACGCATCAAGAAACTCTTTCCCAGATCTCTGAAGAGACTGAGAATGTTGATAATGGCCTCAATGCAGagaatgagaaaagaaaatcgGCTCATACTTACAGCAATGTAAGTTATGGAGTAGGTCCTTGGGAAGATGCCAATACGATAATGTTTTCGATGGGGCCAACAAGCAAAAGAGCTAAGAACATGAGCGGTGACATTGTCAATCTGAACAGCATGGAAACTCAG TTTCAGTTTAGCATGCCTCAGACAATGCTGGATATGAGCTCCATGGATAAGTTGCTCAACATCCCTCAAGATTCTGTGCCTTGTAAAATTCGTGCAAAGCGTGGTTGTGCTACTCATCCCCGCAGCATTGCAGAAAGG GAGAGGAGAACGAGAATAagtgggaagttgaagaagttACAAGATCTTGTTCCTAATATGGACAAG caAACTAGCTATGCTGATATGCTGGATTTGGCGGTGCAACATATCAAAGGCCTTCAGAATCAGGTTCAG AGGCTCCACAAGGAACTTGAGAATTGCACATGTGGCTGTAGAAAACCACAAGATTCTTGTCGAGGAGGAAAGAGCTGA
- the LOC113734626 gene encoding transcription factor bHLH128 isoform X2: MYPSSTSSSSQGSLGPNGGSNTGGLIRYGSAPSSLLATTVDSVTNPSSRELSALGSSHNLHIGPTSSSSSRFFPSSETSSLTSESTCKTSNSNPREKGPNISSGLHRAFGFKQDNHQGSIGGGAGGAGMVSSSSSSTATTASPLVRHSSSPPGFLNHLTHACASNEDNGFPIARTHDISRLNSQLSFTHQETLSQISEETENVDNGLNAENEKRKSAHTYSNVSYGVGPWEDANTIMFSMGPTSKRAKNMSGDIVNLNSMETQFSMPQTMLDMSSMDKLLNIPQDSVPCKIRAKRGCATHPRSIAERERRTRISGKLKKLQDLVPNMDKQTSYADMLDLAVQHIKGLQNQVQRLHKELENCTCGCRKPQDSCRGGKS; the protein is encoded by the exons atgtATCCATCATCAACTTCTTCATCATCACAAGGTTCGCTGGGTCCAAATGGAGGGAGCAACACAGGTGGGCTTATCCGGTACGGCTCAGCTCCAAGTTCCCTCCTGGCTACAACCGTTGATTCAGTTACAAATCCCAGCTCACGTGAACTCTCAGCCCTTGGATCCTCCCACAACCTCCACATAGGCcctacatcatcatcttcatcaagaTTCTTCCCTTCTTCAGAAACATCATCCCTCACTTCTGAATCCACCTGCAAAACATCCAACAGCAATCCCAGAGAAAAGGGTCCAAATATCAGCAGTGGTCTGCATAGAGCTTTTGGTTTCAAACAAGATAATCATCAAGGGTCCATTGGTGGTGGTGCTGGAGGTGCGGGTATGGtatcttcatcttcttcttctactgCTACAACTGCTTCGCCTTTGGTTCGTCATAGCAGCTCACCTCCTGGTTTCCTTAATCATCTTACTCATGCTTGTGCTTCCAATGAAGATAATG GTTTTCCGATTGCTAGGACCCATGATATCTCAAGATTGAACTCTCAGCTGAGCTTTACGCATCAAGAAACTCTTTCCCAGATCTCTGAAGAGACTGAGAATGTTGATAATGGCCTCAATGCAGagaatgagaaaagaaaatcgGCTCATACTTACAGCAATGTAAGTTATGGAGTAGGTCCTTGGGAAGATGCCAATACGATAATGTTTTCGATGGGGCCAACAAGCAAAAGAGCTAAGAACATGAGCGGTGACATTGTCAATCTGAACAGCATGGAAACTCAG TTTAGCATGCCTCAGACAATGCTGGATATGAGCTCCATGGATAAGTTGCTCAACATCCCTCAAGATTCTGTGCCTTGTAAAATTCGTGCAAAGCGTGGTTGTGCTACTCATCCCCGCAGCATTGCAGAAAGG GAGAGGAGAACGAGAATAagtgggaagttgaagaagttACAAGATCTTGTTCCTAATATGGACAAG caAACTAGCTATGCTGATATGCTGGATTTGGCGGTGCAACATATCAAAGGCCTTCAGAATCAGGTTCAG AGGCTCCACAAGGAACTTGAGAATTGCACATGTGGCTGTAGAAAACCACAAGATTCTTGTCGAGGAGGAAAGAGCTGA